A region from the Kineothrix sp. IPX-CK genome encodes:
- a CDS encoding DNA internalization-related competence protein ComEC/Rec2 has product MRRPLCLFCLTFVVTLVFCMRFIPMPVPDYGSLDGQQLLLEGQVYQKEYRIFEDGDNVKTVLILYLKSIHIPSRSEHSIKIPQERLQNIMCYMASETEPSIGNTVRVEGTVQCFREASNPGEFDVRDYYRIMKLDFKLNKARLTACSMEYDKLREGLYLIKKKFSVSLDKCFNEEDASIMKAMLLGDTGNMDEEIKELYKQSGIIHILAISGMHISMIGMGLYKLLTSLRVPDKLSVFICIGAIWCYGIMTGMGASAMRAIVMFGLHFVARMIGRTYDMLTSLSLAAVLLLIEQPRYVEHSGFLFSFGAIAALGLLMPVLWEADRKPRGRGGQLWKGARRMRQALASGGAVALAQLPVHLIFYYQFPMCSILINLIIIPLSTIVMYNGMFCMLTGDSLTFIARKAAYINSAILWIYEKSCMLCEKAAYGNIIAGKPERWQVEIYILMLAFLSAVGRKMSSWWKAQWIIVALALLIFRNDGELSITVLDVGQGDSIHIRSEAGMNYLIDGGSTSKSDVGNYQLIPYLKSQGVERLEAVFVTHADADHYNGIETLMEASDKGGIKIAGLILPDIGESAKSEAYEKLIKEAKAHRINVRYMSRGQFFENGEMRITCVHPYEGYDTSDTNEYSLVLYLRYENFSALFTGDVEGEGEEQLKRYMGESGILQGTISLLKVAHHGSGNSTSEELLKLLHPRLALISCAEKNSYGHPHPDLLDRLENQKCEVYITKDKGAITVHTDGRRIEIGTFK; this is encoded by the coding sequence ATGCGAAGGCCCCTATGTCTGTTTTGCCTGACATTTGTGGTGACACTGGTTTTTTGCATGCGGTTTATACCGATGCCCGTCCCCGATTACGGAAGCTTGGACGGGCAGCAGCTTCTACTGGAGGGTCAGGTTTATCAAAAGGAGTACCGGATATTCGAAGACGGTGATAACGTCAAAACGGTTCTTATTCTCTATCTGAAATCAATTCATATTCCGAGCAGGTCGGAACATTCTATCAAAATTCCACAAGAACGATTACAAAATATTATGTGTTATATGGCGTCTGAGACGGAACCTTCCATCGGGAATACGGTACGGGTGGAGGGTACTGTGCAGTGTTTTCGCGAAGCTTCCAATCCGGGAGAATTCGACGTGCGCGATTACTACCGCATCATGAAACTGGACTTCAAACTGAACAAGGCGAGGCTAACGGCTTGCAGTATGGAATACGACAAGCTGCGTGAAGGGTTATATCTCATTAAAAAGAAGTTTAGCGTTTCGTTGGATAAGTGTTTTAACGAAGAGGACGCCTCCATCATGAAGGCTATGCTTTTGGGAGATACGGGCAATATGGATGAAGAAATAAAAGAGCTTTACAAGCAAAGCGGAATCATTCATATTCTGGCGATTTCCGGCATGCACATTTCTATGATAGGAATGGGGCTGTATAAGCTGCTTACGAGCCTTAGGGTGCCCGATAAATTAAGCGTGTTCATCTGCATAGGAGCTATCTGGTGCTATGGGATAATGACAGGAATGGGAGCGTCGGCGATGCGGGCTATCGTCATGTTCGGATTGCATTTTGTCGCCCGCATGATAGGGCGGACCTATGACATGCTGACCTCACTTTCTCTGGCGGCAGTGCTCCTTCTCATAGAACAGCCCCGGTATGTGGAGCACAGCGGATTCTTATTTTCCTTCGGAGCGATTGCGGCGCTTGGCCTGCTTATGCCGGTGTTATGGGAGGCGGACAGGAAGCCGCGGGGGAGAGGCGGACAACTGTGGAAAGGTGCCCGTAGGATGCGGCAAGCGCTTGCTTCAGGCGGGGCGGTCGCATTGGCACAGCTCCCGGTCCATCTTATTTTTTATTATCAATTCCCGATGTGTTCTATTCTCATAAATCTTATTATAATTCCCCTTTCAACAATTGTTATGTACAATGGAATGTTTTGTATGCTGACAGGAGATTCTTTGACCTTTATTGCCAGAAAAGCGGCATATATCAATTCAGCTATCCTTTGGATTTATGAAAAATCCTGTATGTTATGCGAGAAGGCGGCTTACGGAAATATTATAGCAGGTAAGCCGGAACGCTGGCAGGTGGAAATATATATTCTCATGCTGGCATTCCTGTCCGCTGTGGGAAGAAAAATGTCCTCTTGGTGGAAGGCACAATGGATAATCGTTGCTCTTGCCCTACTAATATTTCGAAATGACGGAGAGCTTTCCATAACCGTATTGGACGTAGGGCAGGGAGACAGCATACATATAAGGAGTGAGGCAGGAATGAATTATTTGATCGATGGCGGAAGCACTTCTAAAAGCGATGTGGGAAATTATCAGTTGATTCCGTATTTGAAGTCTCAAGGGGTGGAGCGGCTGGAGGCGGTTTTTGTGACGCATGCGGATGCGGATCACTACAACGGGATAGAAACGCTTATGGAAGCCTCTGATAAAGGAGGAATAAAGATTGCCGGCCTCATTTTGCCGGATATCGGGGAAAGTGCAAAGAGTGAAGCTTATGAAAAGCTGATAAAGGAAGCGAAAGCGCATCGCATCAATGTGAGATATATGAGCAGGGGGCAATTCTTTGAAAACGGAGAAATGCGGATTACTTGTGTCCACCCATATGAGGGTTATGATACATCGGATACCAATGAATATTCACTCGTTTTATATCTGCGTTATGAAAACTTCAGTGCGCTCTTTACCGGAGATGTGGAAGGAGAAGGGGAGGAACAGTTAAAGCGGTATATGGGGGAAAGCGGTATATTACAAGGGACTATTTCTCTTCTTAAGGTAGCGCACCATGGCTCCGGCAATTCTACAAGCGAAGAATTGCTTAAGCTTCTGCACCCACGGCTTGCGCTAATTTCCTGTGCCGAAAAAAACAGCTACGGACATCCCCATCCGGATTTGCTGGACCGTTTGGAAAATCAAAAATGTGAAGTTTACATAACAAAAGATAAAGGCGCGATTACTGTACACACGGATGGGAGGAGAATAGAAATTGGGACATTCAAATGA
- a CDS encoding GerMN domain-containing protein — MKKKLIFMLMIFCLFLTASCGGEEQVDKSRIYKIYDINKDETKIFSNEYVAENTGEEALIDELLTQLAATPEKLEYKAPLAGEFKLLSYSVEEGQLILNFDEHYKEQPVTTEVLVRAAIVRTMTQIEGIDYVSFYVRNDPLTDRDGNVLGTMSADTFVDNSGSEINAYEKATLRLYFANKEGNRLIETNRKLVYNTNISMEKLIVEQLINGPSEQVKGEVYPTINPDTKIISVMVKDGTCYVNLSENFLTAAGNVTSDVTIYSIANSLVELSNVNKVQIAVEGETNIMFRENTSLVTLFERNLDIVTPAE; from the coding sequence ATGAAGAAAAAGTTAATATTTATGCTCATGATTTTCTGTTTATTTTTAACGGCGTCCTGCGGCGGAGAAGAGCAGGTGGATAAGAGCAGAATATATAAGATTTATGATATAAATAAAGATGAAACAAAGATTTTTTCCAATGAATACGTAGCTGAGAACACGGGAGAGGAGGCTCTGATCGACGAACTGCTGACACAGCTTGCCGCTACTCCGGAAAAGCTGGAATACAAGGCTCCTCTTGCCGGAGAATTCAAACTGTTAAGCTATTCTGTGGAGGAGGGACAGCTCATTCTCAACTTCGACGAGCATTACAAGGAGCAGCCGGTTACGACAGAAGTTCTGGTACGTGCGGCAATCGTCAGGACGATGACTCAAATAGAGGGAATCGACTATGTTTCTTTTTATGTGAGAAATGATCCTTTAACAGATCGGGACGGGAATGTGCTGGGGACGATGTCTGCGGATACGTTTGTGGATAATTCGGGAAGTGAGATCAATGCCTATGAAAAGGCGACGCTTCGGCTTTATTTTGCTAATAAAGAGGGTAATAGGCTGATAGAGACGAATCGGAAGCTCGTTTATAATACGAACATTTCCATGGAGAAACTCATCGTCGAGCAGCTCATCAACGGCCCCAGCGAGCAGGTAAAGGGAGAGGTTTATCCCACTATCAATCCTGATACGAAGATCATAAGCGTTATGGTAAAGGACGGAACGTGTTATGTAAATTTAAGCGAGAATTTTTTGACTGCGGCAGGTAATGTGACCTCCGATGTAACGATATATTCCATCGCTAATTCCCTTGTGGAATTGTCCAATGTAAATAAGGTACAGATTGCAGTGGAAGGAGAGACGAATATTATGTTTCGTGAAAATACCAGCCTCGTTACTTTGTTCGAGAGGAATCTGGACATCGTTACGCCGGCGGAGTAG
- a CDS encoding HAMP domain-containing sensor histidine kinase: MEIKIKNLLHQLKILKSLKARIFVIVFLIGIIPSFVIRFAILENYEDRAVTLRTSDVQNQLKIIANHLITYNYLQDTSSEVISAELEQLSNLYDGRVIIINSNLKVIKDTYAISEGKTIISQEVIKCFKEGKGVSNYDRENGYIEMTTPIIEAPGGAEAEAGATKAPDVVSGVMLTGVSTDSIMTTVDILNRKASIMGILLMFIIFVIAMILSNVLIKPFDRVTKAISEVKEGFTDEPVSVSDYLETEHIVDAFNQLINRMKVLDTSRQEFVSNVSHELKTPITSMKVLADSLLTQEEVPAQLYREFLVDIAAEIDREDKIINDLLALVKMDKKASSLNISVVDINALTEIILKRLRPIARKRDIEVVFESKRPVVAEVDEVKLTLIITNLVENAIKYNNEQGWVKVILDADYQFFTLDIMDSGIGIPEDSLEHIYERFYRVDKSHSREIGGTGLGLSIARNAVLMHRGSIKVFSVEGEGTTFTVKLPLGYVSA; this comes from the coding sequence ATGGAAATTAAGATAAAAAACTTACTGCATCAATTGAAAATTCTTAAGAGTCTTAAAGCACGAATCTTTGTCATTGTTTTTCTGATAGGCATTATTCCAAGCTTTGTCATACGCTTTGCCATATTGGAGAACTATGAAGACCGTGCTGTCACTCTGCGCACTTCGGATGTGCAGAACCAGCTAAAGATTATAGCTAACCATCTAATTACATACAATTATCTTCAGGACACCTCCTCCGAGGTAATAAGCGCAGAGTTAGAGCAGTTGTCCAACCTTTACGACGGACGTGTAATCATTATTAATTCCAATTTGAAGGTGATAAAGGATACGTATGCAATCAGTGAAGGAAAGACGATTATTTCCCAAGAGGTAATCAAATGCTTTAAAGAGGGCAAGGGCGTATCCAACTATGACAGGGAGAATGGGTATATCGAAATGACTACCCCTATCATAGAGGCGCCTGGCGGGGCAGAAGCGGAGGCGGGGGCCACAAAGGCTCCTGATGTTGTGAGCGGAGTGATGCTGACGGGCGTTTCTACGGACAGCATTATGACAACCGTGGATATCTTGAATAGAAAAGCGTCGATTATGGGCATTCTTTTGATGTTCATAATTTTTGTGATCGCAATGATATTGTCCAATGTGCTGATAAAGCCTTTCGACCGCGTAACAAAGGCGATCAGTGAGGTAAAGGAGGGCTTTACGGATGAACCCGTTTCCGTATCTGATTATCTGGAAACGGAGCATATCGTGGATGCCTTCAATCAACTGATAAACCGGATGAAGGTGCTCGATACCTCCAGACAGGAATTCGTTTCCAACGTATCACACGAGCTGAAAACCCCTATCACGTCCATGAAGGTGCTGGCGGATTCTCTTTTGACTCAGGAGGAAGTGCCCGCGCAGTTGTACCGAGAATTTTTGGTGGACATTGCGGCAGAAATAGACAGGGAAGATAAGATTATAAATGATTTGCTTGCTCTCGTAAAGATGGACAAAAAGGCATCGTCTTTAAATATCAGCGTGGTGGATATCAATGCGCTGACGGAAATCATATTGAAGCGCCTTCGCCCCATAGCGAGAAAGCGGGATATCGAAGTGGTATTCGAAAGTAAACGTCCGGTTGTGGCCGAGGTGGACGAGGTAAAGCTCACGCTCATCATTACTAATCTGGTGGAAAATGCCATTAAGTACAACAATGAGCAGGGCTGGGTAAAGGTAATACTGGATGCGGATTACCAGTTTTTTACGTTGGATATTATGGACTCGGGGATAGGCATACCGGAGGATTCCCTGGAGCATATTTATGAGAGGTTTTATCGGGTAGACAAGTCCCATTCGAGGGAAATCGGAGGAACCGGCCTTGGGCTTTCCATCGCGAGAAATGCAGTGCTTATGCATCGAGGCTCTATAAAAGTATTCAGTGTTGAAGGGGAAGGAACCACCTTCACAGTGAAGCTTCCGTTAGGCTATGTTTCGGCGTAA
- a CDS encoding response regulator transcription factor, giving the protein MSKRVLVVDDEKLIVKGIRFSLEQDGMEVDCAYDGEEALSYAKSRNYDIILLDVMLPKFTGFEVCQQIREFSNVPIVMLTAKGDDMDKILGLEYGADDYITKPFNILEVKARIRAIMRRTERKEKAEEAAKIIESKDVKLDCEGRRVYIAGKEINLTAKEFEVLELLMLNPNKVYSREGLLKIVWGADYPGDVRTVDVHIRRLREKIEVSPSEPKYVHTKWGVGYYYA; this is encoded by the coding sequence ATGAGCAAAAGGGTATTAGTAGTAGATGACGAAAAATTGATAGTAAAGGGCATACGGTTCAGCCTGGAACAGGACGGTATGGAAGTGGATTGTGCCTATGACGGCGAGGAGGCGCTTTCTTATGCAAAAAGTAGGAATTATGACATTATTCTGCTTGATGTAATGCTTCCGAAGTTCACCGGTTTCGAAGTATGTCAGCAGATTCGTGAATTTTCCAATGTTCCGATTGTTATGCTGACTGCAAAAGGGGATGACATGGACAAAATCCTCGGACTGGAATATGGTGCGGATGATTATATTACCAAGCCCTTTAATATTCTTGAGGTAAAGGCAAGAATCCGTGCGATCATGCGCAGGACGGAGAGGAAGGAAAAGGCGGAGGAAGCAGCGAAGATCATAGAGAGTAAGGATGTAAAGCTGGACTGCGAAGGAAGAAGGGTATATATAGCGGGAAAGGAAATCAATCTTACCGCGAAGGAGTTTGAGGTATTGGAGCTCCTTATGCTTAATCCCAACAAGGTATACAGCAGAGAAGGCCTTCTGAAAATTGTATGGGGTGCGGATTATCCAGGGGACGTCCGCACGGTGGACGTTCATATCAGAAGGCTGCGCGAGAAGATAGAAGTGAGCCCGAGCGAGCCGAAATATGTGCATACAAAGTGGGGAGTGGGATACTATTATGCCTGA
- a CDS encoding helix-hairpin-helix domain-containing protein, with product MNNRIKNRIKSDVTAGALRRLLGLFLLFLCLLFAGGCQSKETVVLETEDLVYEQPEAAEEDGQEEREAEAVAEEQMEEAHLFVHMCGAVRNPGVYELEKGSRIFEAVEAAGGFREDACENYVNMALQLEDGWKIVIPTVEESEAVLAGEGTSEIVFSGGLPDGAGISGSGVKEGENGLIDINTASKEALCSLPGIGGSRADSIIAYREKNGGFAKPEDIMQVEGIKEGMFSKLKDKICVK from the coding sequence ATGAACAACAGAATAAAAAATAGGATAAAAAGCGATGTCACAGCCGGAGCTTTGAGAAGGCTCCTCGGGCTTTTTCTTCTATTTCTTTGCCTGCTCTTTGCCGGAGGCTGTCAAAGCAAGGAGACGGTTGTTTTGGAGACTGAGGACCTCGTATACGAGCAGCCGGAAGCGGCAGAAGAGGACGGACAAGAGGAACGTGAGGCTGAGGCGGTCGCGGAAGAACAGATGGAAGAAGCCCATCTGTTTGTACATATGTGCGGAGCGGTGCGTAACCCCGGAGTCTATGAGCTGGAGAAGGGGAGCCGTATTTTTGAAGCAGTAGAGGCGGCGGGCGGCTTTCGAGAGGATGCCTGTGAGAATTATGTGAATATGGCGCTGCAGTTGGAGGACGGTTGGAAGATCGTCATTCCGACGGTGGAGGAAAGTGAAGCTGTGCTGGCGGGGGAGGGCACATCGGAAATTGTTTTTTCAGGCGGTCTGCCGGATGGTGCGGGTATTTCCGGTTCCGGAGTGAAGGAAGGGGAAAACGGGCTTATCGATATCAATACCGCTTCCAAGGAGGCACTTTGCTCTCTGCCCGGCATTGGGGGAAGCAGAGCAGACAGCATTATTGCATACAGGGAGAAAAACGGCGGGTTTGCAAAGCCCGAGGATATTATGCAGGTGGAGGGAATCAAAGAAGGAATGTTCTCGAAGCTGAAAGATAAGATTTGCGTTAAGTAA
- a CDS encoding DMT family transporter, with the protein MIGFFIALISGALMSIQGVFNTQVTKDSGIWVANAFVQFTALLVCLGAWFFTDRSSFGTLLKVEPKYMLLGGAIGAFITYTVIKSMDMLGPARAVMLIVVAQLLVAYVIELFGWFGVDKQPFEMRKVIGMVITIVGIITFKWK; encoded by the coding sequence ATGATTGGATTTTTTATTGCACTTATTTCCGGCGCATTGATGAGCATACAAGGTGTCTTTAACACACAGGTCACAAAGGACTCAGGAATCTGGGTGGCTAACGCCTTTGTACAGTTCACTGCGCTCCTCGTCTGCCTTGGCGCATGGTTTTTTACGGATAGATCATCCTTCGGTACGCTGCTGAAGGTTGAGCCGAAATATATGTTGTTAGGCGGAGCTATAGGAGCCTTCATCACATATACTGTAATTAAGAGTATGGATATGCTTGGACCTGCGCGGGCGGTAATGCTCATCGTAGTAGCCCAGCTTCTTGTGGCATATGTAATAGAACTCTTTGGATGGTTTGGCGTGGATAAACAACCGTTTGAAATGCGTAAAGTCATAGGGATGGTAATAACAATTGTGGGAATTATCACTTTTAAATGGAAATAG
- a CDS encoding extracellular solute-binding protein, with translation MSLKKRLLGTAALLCAAAAVAVIGFSGKTISQEKEDTIFTKKEDTIYFWYADEALSDYLHSAAVAYNKEHGVRVIPVLSSGLEYLENINKASIQTENLPDLYIISNDSLEKAYLAGLASPIDERKWDTIKEGYPDAARLAVTYKGEVIGYPFYFETSALLYNKTYLENFAKAQIEAEADAALGEEAMAEIETNEPEESAQEASDVSLDEGDMPDITDGSAGEETVVDAAMQEKIDERIKTILPATIDDILSFANEYDAPEQVEAVFKWDVTDIFYNYFFAGNYMIVGGESGDSTSNMNIYNQDAIDCLKVYQDLNQFFSIDTKEISYEDIIDDFIAGKIVYTVATTDVVAKLEEAKANGTFAYDYSIASVPDINGDLLTRSLSVTNCVVVNGYSDKQDIADDFAKFLTCEYTDTLYARTGKVASRYDVDYGNINLQEFVNEYEVSVPIPKMIETSNFWVELEIAFAQIWDGADVNDRLRELSEKIMTQITGEPYTESVIEEAEEETEEIQYLDEDALRQEAQESSDSAGSTGE, from the coding sequence ATGAGTCTTAAAAAAAGACTTCTGGGAACGGCAGCGCTCTTGTGCGCGGCAGCAGCCGTTGCAGTAATTGGTTTTTCAGGGAAAACCATCAGTCAGGAAAAGGAAGATACGATTTTTACTAAAAAAGAAGATACCATATATTTCTGGTATGCAGACGAAGCGCTGAGCGATTATTTGCACAGCGCTGCGGTAGCTTATAACAAAGAGCATGGTGTCAGAGTGATTCCGGTTCTTTCTTCGGGACTGGAATATCTGGAGAATATCAACAAAGCTTCTATCCAGACGGAGAACCTGCCGGATTTGTATATCATCAGCAACGATTCCTTAGAGAAGGCATATCTTGCAGGTCTTGCTTCTCCTATAGACGAAAGGAAGTGGGACACTATCAAGGAAGGCTATCCCGATGCCGCCAGACTGGCGGTAACGTATAAAGGTGAGGTGATAGGCTATCCATTCTATTTCGAAACAAGTGCGCTTTTATATAATAAGACTTATCTGGAGAATTTTGCCAAAGCTCAGATCGAGGCGGAAGCGGATGCGGCGCTGGGAGAAGAGGCGATGGCTGAAATCGAGACGAATGAGCCGGAAGAATCGGCGCAGGAGGCCTCTGATGTTTCTCTGGATGAGGGAGATATGCCCGATATCACAGATGGGAGCGCAGGGGAAGAGACCGTGGTAGATGCCGCTATGCAGGAAAAGATCGACGAGAGAATAAAGACGATTCTTCCGGCTACTATAGATGATATCTTGAGCTTCGCCAATGAATATGATGCGCCGGAGCAGGTAGAAGCGGTCTTTAAATGGGACGTAACGGATATTTTTTATAACTACTTCTTTGCGGGAAATTATATGATCGTGGGCGGTGAGTCGGGAGACAGCACCTCCAACATGAATATTTATAATCAGGACGCCATCGATTGTCTGAAGGTATATCAGGATTTGAACCAGTTCTTTTCCATCGATACGAAGGAAATCAGCTATGAGGATATTATAGACGATTTCATTGCGGGCAAGATTGTATACACGGTGGCGACCACCGATGTTGTGGCTAAGCTGGAGGAGGCCAAGGCAAACGGAACTTTCGCTTATGACTACAGCATAGCGTCGGTGCCGGATATCAATGGAGATCTGCTGACGAGGTCTCTTTCGGTAACGAACTGCGTGGTGGTGAACGGCTATTCCGACAAGCAGGATATTGCGGACGATTTTGCGAAGTTCTTGACTTGTGAATATACCGATACGCTGTATGCGAGAACGGGAAAGGTGGCTTCCCGCTATGATGTGGATTACGGAAATATCAACCTTCAAGAGTTCGTGAACGAGTATGAGGTTTCCGTTCCGATACCCAAGATGATAGAGACAAGTAACTTCTGGGTGGAATTAGAAATTGCCTTTGCACAGATATGGGACGGTGCAGATGTGAACGACAGGCTGCGGGAGCTCTCGGAGAAGATTATGACGCAGATTACCGGCGAGCCTTATACGGAAAGCGTTATCGAGGAAGCTGAGGAAGAGACCGAAGAAATCCAATATCTGGACGAGGACGCGCTGAGACAGGAGGCGCAGGAGAGCAGCGACAGTGCGGGGAGCACCGGCGAGTGA
- a CDS encoding aspartate aminotransferase family protein gives MNQPGMKAYIEDAEKALLHTYNRYQIVLDKGEGVHLYDIEGKKYLDFVSGIGVFALGYRNKAYNDALKEQIDKLIHTSNYYYNVPAIEAAKKIKDVSGMDRVFFTNSGTEAVEGAIKAARKYAYLKDGATDHEIIAMEHSFHGRTMGALSITGTPKYREAFQPMIGNIKFAQMNNFESVKNLVTDKTCAIIFETIQGEGGIYPAEKKFMEQIKALCEEKDILLILDEIQCGMGRTGAMYAWQRYGVKPDIMMTAKALGGGVPVGAFLMTERVAKQSLTSGDHGTTYGGNPLAAAAINKVLDLFEETHIIENVNSVAPYLEKKLDELVEKYDFIKTRRGAGFMQGLEFMKPVGETIEKALDNGLILINAGTNIIRFVPPLIITKEDVDNMIAILERSLS, from the coding sequence ATGAATCAGCCAGGAATGAAAGCATATATCGAAGACGCCGAAAAAGCGCTTCTTCATACATACAACAGATACCAGATCGTACTCGATAAAGGTGAGGGTGTCCATCTCTACGACATCGAAGGAAAGAAATATCTCGATTTCGTTTCAGGAATCGGAGTATTTGCTCTCGGATACCGCAACAAGGCGTACAACGATGCCTTGAAAGAGCAGATTGACAAGCTCATCCATACATCGAACTACTATTACAACGTACCTGCAATAGAAGCCGCCAAAAAGATAAAGGACGTTTCCGGAATGGACAGAGTATTTTTTACCAACAGCGGAACCGAGGCGGTGGAGGGTGCAATTAAGGCGGCCAGAAAATATGCTTATTTAAAGGATGGCGCCACGGATCATGAAATAATTGCCATGGAGCATTCTTTTCATGGCAGGACAATGGGAGCGCTCTCCATAACCGGGACCCCGAAATACAGAGAGGCTTTCCAGCCTATGATAGGAAATATAAAGTTCGCGCAGATGAACAATTTCGAAAGTGTAAAAAACCTTGTAACCGATAAAACCTGTGCCATTATATTCGAAACAATACAGGGCGAGGGTGGTATCTATCCCGCAGAGAAAAAATTTATGGAGCAGATAAAGGCTCTTTGCGAGGAAAAAGATATCCTTCTGATCCTCGATGAAATCCAGTGCGGAATGGGACGTACCGGAGCGATGTATGCTTGGCAGCGTTACGGCGTAAAGCCCGATATCATGATGACTGCGAAGGCTTTAGGCGGCGGCGTTCCGGTGGGAGCGTTCCTTATGACAGAGCGCGTGGCTAAGCAATCTCTGACCAGCGGGGACCACGGAACCACTTACGGAGGGAACCCTCTTGCAGCTGCCGCAATTAATAAAGTGCTTGATTTATTTGAGGAGACCCATATAATAGAAAATGTGAATTCGGTTGCACCCTATTTGGAAAAGAAGCTGGATGAGCTGGTAGAAAAATATGATTTTATAAAGACGCGGCGCGGCGCCGGTTTCATGCAGGGACTCGAATTTATGAAGCCTGTAGGGGAAACCATCGAAAAGGCACTGGATAACGGTTTGATTTTGATAAATGCAGGAACGAACATTATCCGCTTCGTACCGCCTCTTATTATTACGAAAGAGGACGTAGACAATATGATTGCCATATTGGAACGGAGTCTTTCATAA
- the argB gene encoding acetylglutamate kinase encodes MDKDMTEVLKKAEVLIEALPYIQRFNRKVIVVKYGGSAMSNEELQKNVIKDVTLLKLVGFKPIIVHGGGKEISRWVGKVGKEAEFVNGLRVTDEETMEIAEMVLSKVNKSLVTMVQELGVRAVGISGKDAGLLKVDRKYSDGRDIGFVGDIKEVNPDLLYDLLEKDFLPIVAPIGLDDNFQTYNINADDAACAIAKAVHAEKLAFLTDIEGIYKDINDKTSFMSRMKASEADKLIEDGFIGGGMLPKLANCTSAIRNGVNRVHILDGRIPHCLLLEIFTYHGVGTAILHDDDQNNDMPV; translated from the coding sequence ATGGATAAAGATATGACAGAGGTGTTAAAAAAGGCAGAAGTTCTGATAGAGGCCCTTCCCTATATACAGAGGTTTAACCGCAAGGTAATCGTTGTAAAGTACGGCGGCAGCGCTATGAGCAACGAGGAGCTGCAAAAGAACGTGATCAAAGATGTTACTCTGCTCAAGCTCGTGGGCTTTAAGCCGATCATCGTACACGGCGGCGGAAAAGAAATCAGCCGTTGGGTAGGAAAGGTAGGAAAAGAAGCGGAATTCGTAAACGGCCTTCGCGTTACTGACGAGGAGACCATGGAAATCGCAGAAATGGTCCTGTCTAAAGTAAACAAAAGCCTTGTAACAATGGTTCAGGAGCTGGGGGTAAGAGCAGTAGGTATCAGCGGCAAAGATGCCGGTCTCTTAAAAGTAGACCGTAAATATTCGGATGGCAGAGACATCGGCTTTGTGGGAGACATCAAAGAAGTCAATCCCGATTTATTATACGATTTGCTGGAAAAAGATTTCCTCCCGATCGTAGCGCCCATAGGTCTGGACGACAATTTCCAGACTTACAACATCAATGCCGATGATGCGGCATGTGCCATCGCCAAAGCAGTACATGCGGAGAAGCTTGCTTTTCTTACAGATATAGAAGGCATCTACAAAGATATCAATGACAAGACCTCCTTCATGTCCCGAATGAAAGCATCTGAAGCGGATAAACTCATTGAAGACGGCTTCATAGGCGGCGGCATGCTCCCCAAGCTGGCAAACTGCACCTCAGCAATAAGAAACGGGGTGAACAGAGTCCACATTTTAGATGGAAGAATCCCACACTGCCTGCTTCTCGAAATCTTCACCTATCACGGAGTAGGAACAGCGATTCTCCACGATGACGATCAGAACAACGATATGCCTGTGTAA